The following proteins are encoded in a genomic region of Pseudorca crassidens isolate mPseCra1 chromosome 1, mPseCra1.hap1, whole genome shotgun sequence:
- the LOC137232728 gene encoding phosphatidylinositol N-acetylglucosaminyltransferase subunit Y-like — protein sequence MFLSLPALTVLIPLVSLAGLLYSSSVEENFPQGCTSTTSLCFYSLLLPIIIPVYVFFHLWTWMGIKLFRHN from the coding sequence ATGTTTCTGTCTCTTCCTGCGTTGACTGTCCTTATTCCATTGGTCTCTTTAGCAGGACTGTTATACTCGTCCTCTGTGGAAGAAAACTTCCCACAGGGCTGCACTAGCACAACCAGCCTGTGCTTTTACAGTCTGCTCTTGCCGATTATCATACCCGTTTATGTGTTCTTCCACCTTTGGACTTGGATGGGTATTAAACTCTTCAGGCATAATTAA
- the LOC137232694 gene encoding protein preY, mitochondrial-like has translation MLSGVCGRLASALWGTRTQPSAVAQRYLHMLSTDKSERTRKPPRAFDPALLEFLVCPLSKKLLRYEASTNELINEELGIAYPIIDGIPNMIPQAARMTHQNKKQEEMEQH, from the coding sequence ATGCTGAGCGGAGTGTGCGGCCGGCTCGCCTCAGCGCTGTGGGGGACACGTACACAGCCATCTGCGGTCGCCCAGAGGTATCTGCACATGTTGTCCACAGACAAGAGCGAGAGGACAAGGAAACCTCCCCGCGCCTTCGACCCAGCGCTGCTGGAGTTCCTGGTGTGCCCGCTCTCCAAGAAGCTGCTCAGATATGAAGCATCGACAAATGAATTGATTAACGAAGAGTTAGGAATAGCCTATCCAATTATTGATGGGATTCCTAATATGATACCACAGGCAGCCAGGATGACACATCAAaataagaagcaagaagaaatggaGCAGCATTAG